Proteins from one Streptomyces sp. 840.1 genomic window:
- a CDS encoding NAD(P)/FAD-dependent oxidoreductase, translating into MPSMLDAVVVGAGPNGLTAAAELARRGHTVEVFEAGRTVGGGARTEELTLPGFRHDPCSAVHPLGIGSPAFDAMPLARHGLEWIQPRLALAHPFPDGSAAVLASSVGESAMSLGPRDAGAYRRLVAPFIGHWDSLAEDFLRTPWDGLPRDPYRWVRFGLDAIQPATLLSRRFGGEKARGLFAGLGAHAIAPTSGIATGGIALLFALAAHEKGWPVPRGGSQAISDALASYLREQSGVIHTGTEVKRLDELPPARAYIFDTSPTALARIAGLGNAYRGYRYGASCFKIDYALSGPVPWTAEEARRAGTVHIGPTAGEIDSALRAAVGGRDPSVPFLITAQPSLVDPSRAPEGKQVFWVYGHVPAGWEGDATEVIERQLERFAPGFRDLVLARCVAGPPRIAARNANYVDGDIACGAFAGLQTVIRPKLARVPYATAHPAVFICSSATPPGPGVHGMSGHHAAKAVWRRLRSRA; encoded by the coding sequence GTGCCGTCGATGCTTGACGCAGTCGTCGTGGGGGCAGGCCCCAACGGGCTGACCGCCGCGGCCGAACTGGCTCGCCGAGGCCATACCGTGGAGGTCTTCGAAGCCGGGCGGACCGTCGGCGGCGGAGCCCGTACCGAGGAGCTCACCCTCCCCGGCTTCCGGCACGACCCCTGCTCGGCGGTCCACCCGCTGGGCATCGGCTCGCCCGCCTTCGACGCGATGCCGCTCGCCCGGCACGGTCTGGAGTGGATCCAGCCCCGGCTGGCCCTGGCCCACCCCTTCCCGGACGGGTCCGCCGCCGTGCTGGCCTCATCGGTGGGGGAGAGCGCCATGTCGCTCGGGCCGCGTGACGCGGGGGCCTACCGCAGGCTCGTCGCCCCGTTCATCGGCCACTGGGACAGCCTCGCCGAGGACTTCCTGCGCACCCCGTGGGACGGGCTGCCGCGCGACCCGTACCGCTGGGTGCGCTTCGGCCTCGACGCCATCCAGCCCGCCACGCTGCTGTCCCGCCGCTTCGGCGGCGAGAAGGCGCGCGGTCTCTTCGCCGGACTGGGCGCCCACGCCATAGCCCCCACCAGCGGCATCGCCACCGGCGGAATCGCCCTGCTCTTCGCGCTGGCCGCGCACGAGAAGGGCTGGCCGGTGCCGCGCGGCGGCTCCCAGGCCATCTCCGACGCCCTCGCCTCGTACCTGCGGGAACAGAGCGGCGTCATCCACACCGGTACGGAGGTCAAGCGCCTGGACGAGCTCCCGCCCGCCCGCGCCTACATCTTCGACACCTCGCCGACCGCGCTGGCCCGGATCGCCGGTCTGGGCAACGCCTACCGGGGCTACCGCTACGGCGCCTCCTGCTTCAAGATCGACTACGCCCTGTCGGGGCCCGTCCCCTGGACTGCCGAGGAGGCCCGCCGGGCGGGTACGGTACACATCGGCCCCACGGCCGGCGAGATCGACTCCGCCCTGCGCGCGGCGGTCGGCGGCCGCGACCCGAGCGTGCCGTTCCTGATCACCGCCCAGCCCAGCCTCGTCGACCCGTCCCGCGCCCCCGAGGGCAAGCAGGTGTTCTGGGTGTACGGGCACGTCCCGGCCGGCTGGGAGGGCGACGCCACCGAGGTCATCGAACGCCAACTGGAGCGCTTCGCGCCCGGGTTCCGTGATCTGGTGCTCGCCCGCTGTGTGGCGGGACCGCCCCGGATCGCCGCACGCAACGCGAACTACGTGGACGGGGACATCGCCTGCGGCGCCTTCGCGGGACTGCAGACCGTGATCCGTCCCAAGCTCGCCCGGGTGCCGTACGCGACAGCGCATCCTGCGGTCTTCATCTGCTCCTCCGCGACCCCGCCCGGACCCGGTGTGCACGGCATGTCCGGACACCACGCGGCGAAGGCGGTGTGGCGCCGGCTGCGCTCCCGCGCCTGA